A section of the Quatrionicoccus australiensis genome encodes:
- a CDS encoding response regulator transcription factor, which produces MNTPQAHLVDDDEAIRDALSWLLQSRGIPCTTYASAEDFLATWNSKLAGCVVLDMRMSGMSGLDCFDKLREQNSSLPVIFLTGHGDVPLAVSTLKKGAFDFFEKPLNDNELATRIEEAMELDARQRVASATVDSLNTRLSSLTTRERQIMELVLAGKFNKVIADELNISMRTVEVHRANLFDKMQVKTAVELANLLKPGR; this is translated from the coding sequence ATGAATACGCCGCAAGCCCACCTGGTCGACGACGACGAAGCAATTCGCGATGCCCTTTCCTGGCTCCTCCAGTCACGCGGCATCCCCTGCACCACCTACGCCAGTGCCGAAGACTTCCTGGCCACCTGGAACAGCAAACTGGCAGGCTGTGTCGTACTCGACATGCGGATGTCGGGCATGAGCGGCCTCGATTGTTTCGACAAATTGCGCGAGCAGAACTCGAGCCTGCCGGTCATTTTTCTGACCGGCCATGGCGATGTCCCGCTGGCGGTCAGCACGCTAAAAAAAGGGGCTTTCGATTTTTTCGAAAAGCCGCTCAACGACAACGAACTGGCGACCCGCATCGAGGAAGCCATGGAGCTCGATGCCCGCCAGCGCGTTGCCAGCGCAACGGTCGACTCGCTGAATACCCGACTTTCCAGCCTGACCACCCGCGAACGCCAGATCATGGAACTGGTGCTCGCCGGCAAATTCAACAAGGTCATTGCCGACGAATTGAACATCAGCATGCGCACCGTGGAAGTGCATAGAGCCAACCTTTTCGACAAGATGCAGGTGAAGACCGCCGTCGAATTGGCCAATTTGCTCAAACCCGGCCGCTGA
- a CDS encoding ATP-binding protein — MYHLPMTPAAQPRTPSPHQLRWLLALPKFGIILLVTALLSLLWLLHLNEVDEERSGLIKDVLWLEQNLQFHLNGNEEQLQQLAVDMTLLPKPRHTFELRASHLLKNNPEISQLLWFDKQRKIIDALPSMTPPEHEIEAFGPPVTEKAFEMARRLGKLVYSEPFFLENNRAFVEVIVPIYHEQQFAGMLVAVYPLEALLNNLVPWWFTEKYKVVIIDDNEVQYAAKTRINDIGSQTYEILFDPPGYGLKLRITSYQNNTNQLQRLLTIAIIALAAGVLWSLWIVRDLMKKRSRAEEALRAEHAFRTAMEDSLTVGMRARDLNGKVIYVNPAFCKITGFSSEELVGSTPPMPYWIPEQIDETFAVHQSVMAGKAPLDGFEITFMRKSGERFHALVYEAKLIDGKGQHTGWMASVLDVTERKHAEELARQQQEQLQFTSRLVTMGEMASTLAHELNQPLAAIASYNSGCLNLLERPDCTPQEIRPALEKIGVQAQRAGRIIRRVHDFVRKSEPKRAPCQLTEVIDDCLGFVESDARKRHVRVDCDTPPLPPIPADRLMLEQVLLNLIRNGMEAMASTPEAYRRLHIQTSIADAELKISVTDNGCGIAPEIREKLFTAFFTTKPEGMGVGLSICRSIIEFHRGRLWAEDNPNSPTGSGTIFSFTLPLETA; from the coding sequence ATGTACCATTTACCCATGACGCCCGCCGCCCAGCCCCGCACCCCCAGCCCGCACCAACTCCGCTGGCTGCTCGCCCTACCCAAGTTCGGCATCATCCTGCTCGTCACTGCTCTGCTCAGTCTGCTCTGGCTGCTGCACCTCAATGAAGTCGACGAGGAGCGTTCCGGCCTGATCAAGGACGTTCTATGGCTCGAGCAAAACCTGCAGTTTCACCTGAATGGCAACGAGGAGCAGTTGCAGCAGCTGGCAGTCGACATGACCCTGCTGCCAAAGCCGCGCCACACTTTCGAACTGCGCGCCAGCCACCTGCTCAAGAACAACCCCGAGATTTCGCAACTACTCTGGTTCGACAAGCAACGCAAGATCATCGATGCATTGCCGAGCATGACGCCACCGGAGCATGAAATCGAGGCATTCGGCCCACCGGTGACCGAAAAGGCTTTCGAAATGGCCCGCCGACTGGGCAAGCTCGTCTACAGCGAACCATTCTTCCTGGAAAACAACCGCGCCTTCGTCGAGGTCATCGTTCCGATCTACCACGAGCAGCAATTCGCCGGCATGCTGGTCGCCGTCTACCCGCTTGAAGCGCTGCTCAACAACCTGGTTCCCTGGTGGTTCACCGAGAAATACAAGGTAGTCATCATCGACGACAACGAAGTCCAGTACGCGGCAAAAACCCGGATTAACGACATCGGCAGCCAAACCTACGAAATACTCTTCGACCCCCCCGGTTACGGCCTCAAACTGCGGATCACCAGCTACCAGAACAACACCAATCAACTGCAACGCCTGCTCACCATTGCCATCATCGCACTGGCCGCCGGCGTTTTATGGAGCCTGTGGATCGTCCGCGACCTGATGAAGAAGCGCTCGCGTGCCGAAGAGGCCCTGCGCGCCGAGCATGCCTTCCGGACTGCCATGGAAGACTCGCTGACCGTCGGCATGCGCGCCCGCGACCTGAACGGCAAGGTGATTTACGTCAACCCGGCCTTTTGCAAGATCACGGGCTTTTCCAGCGAGGAACTGGTCGGCAGCACGCCGCCAATGCCCTACTGGATTCCCGAACAAATCGATGAAACCTTCGCCGTCCACCAGTCAGTCATGGCCGGCAAGGCGCCGCTCGACGGTTTCGAGATCACTTTCATGCGCAAGAGCGGCGAACGCTTCCATGCCCTGGTCTATGAAGCCAAGCTGATCGATGGCAAGGGACAGCACACTGGCTGGATGGCCTCCGTACTCGACGTCACCGAACGCAAACACGCCGAGGAACTGGCCAGGCAGCAACAGGAACAGCTGCAATTCACCTCGCGTCTGGTCACCATGGGCGAAATGGCCTCAACCCTGGCGCACGAATTGAACCAGCCACTGGCTGCGATCGCCAGTTACAACAGCGGCTGCCTCAACCTGCTCGAACGCCCGGACTGCACGCCGCAGGAAATCCGGCCTGCACTGGAAAAAATTGGCGTCCAGGCCCAGCGCGCCGGTCGCATCATCCGCCGGGTGCACGACTTTGTGCGCAAAAGCGAGCCCAAACGCGCTCCTTGCCAACTAACCGAAGTCATCGACGACTGCCTCGGCTTCGTCGAATCCGACGCCCGCAAACGCCACGTCAGGGTCGACTGCGACACGCCCCCGCTCCCTCCCATTCCGGCCGATCGCCTGATGCTCGAACAGGTGCTGCTCAACCTGATCCGCAATGGCATGGAGGCCATGGCAAGCACGCCCGAGGCCTATCGCCGCTTGCATATTCAGACCAGCATTGCCGATGCCGAACTGAAAATAAGTGTTACCGACAACGGCTGCGGCATCGCCCCCGAAATCCGGGAAAAACTGTTCACCGCCTTTTTCACCACCAAGCCGGAAGGCATGGGGGTTGGCCTGTCGATCTGCCGCTCAATCATCGAATTCCACCGAGGCCGACTCTGGGCCGAGGACAACCCCAACTCCCCCACCGGAAGCGGTACGATATTCTCATTCACCCTGCCCCTGGAAACCGCATGA
- a CDS encoding dicarboxylate/amino acid:cation symporter, giving the protein MVKKSVFKSLYFQVLVAIALGVSLGHFYPESGAAMKPLGDGFIKLIKMIIAPIIFCTIVVGIAGMEDMKKVGKTGGLAVLYFEVVSTIALIIGLIVVNVWAPGVGMNVDISTLDTKGIAKYAEPGKMQSTVDFLLNIIPTSVVDAFAKGDMLQVLFFSILFGYAMHAFGERGKPVFELIEKLSHVLFGIVGVIMKVAPIGAFGAMAYTIGKHGVGSLTQLASLMGAFYLTCVIFILGVLGSIAAVHGFSIIKLIKYIKEELFLVLGTSSSESALPRLMAKMENAGAQKSVVGLVVPTGYSFNLDGTSIYLTMAAVFIAQATNTPLDLEHQITLLVILLLTSKGAAGVTGSGFIVLAATLSAVGTVPVAGLALILGIDRFMSEARALTNFIGNSVATLVVAKWCNALDSAKLTAVLNGETQDEADFPEMVLDDAQDPPIPHSPRPIVEHH; this is encoded by the coding sequence GTGGTCAAAAAATCCGTATTCAAAAGCCTGTATTTCCAGGTGCTGGTAGCCATTGCACTCGGGGTAAGTCTCGGGCATTTCTATCCCGAGTCCGGCGCGGCCATGAAGCCGCTCGGCGATGGTTTCATCAAGCTGATCAAGATGATCATCGCGCCGATCATCTTCTGCACCATCGTCGTCGGTATTGCCGGCATGGAAGACATGAAGAAGGTTGGCAAGACCGGCGGCCTGGCTGTGCTTTACTTCGAGGTGGTGAGCACGATCGCGCTGATCATCGGCCTCATTGTCGTCAATGTATGGGCGCCGGGTGTCGGCATGAACGTTGATATTTCGACGCTCGATACCAAGGGTATTGCCAAGTATGCCGAGCCGGGCAAGATGCAATCGACAGTTGATTTCCTGTTGAACATCATCCCGACCAGTGTCGTTGACGCTTTCGCCAAGGGCGACATGCTGCAGGTGCTGTTCTTCTCCATTCTCTTCGGTTACGCCATGCATGCCTTCGGTGAGCGCGGCAAGCCGGTCTTCGAACTGATCGAAAAGCTGTCGCATGTGTTGTTCGGTATCGTCGGCGTGATCATGAAGGTCGCTCCGATCGGCGCCTTTGGCGCGATGGCCTACACTATCGGCAAGCATGGCGTCGGTAGCCTGACGCAACTGGCCAGTCTGATGGGTGCCTTCTACCTGACCTGCGTGATTTTCATTTTGGGTGTGTTGGGCAGCATTGCAGCGGTCCACGGCTTTTCCATCATCAAATTGATCAAGTACATCAAGGAAGAGCTCTTCCTGGTGCTTGGTACGTCGTCTTCAGAGTCGGCGTTGCCCCGTCTGATGGCCAAGATGGAAAACGCAGGTGCCCAGAAGTCGGTGGTAGGTCTGGTTGTGCCGACTGGTTACTCCTTCAATCTTGACGGTACCTCGATCTACCTGACCATGGCTGCCGTGTTCATCGCGCAGGCGACCAATACGCCGCTCGATCTGGAACACCAGATTACCTTGCTGGTCATTTTGTTGCTGACCTCCAAGGGTGCGGCGGGGGTTACCGGCAGCGGCTTCATCGTGCTGGCAGCGACGCTGTCTGCCGTTGGTACCGTTCCTGTGGCCGGTTTGGCACTGATTCTCGGGATCGATCGTTTCATGTCGGAAGCGCGTGCATTGACCAACTTCATCGGTAACAGCGTTGCGACGCTGGTGGTGGCGAAGTGGTGCAATGCACTTGATTCTGCCAAGCTGACTGCCGTGCTCAATGGTGAAACGCAGGACGAGGCCGACTTCCCCGAGATGGTGCTTGACGATGCGCAGGATCCGCCGATTCCGCACAGTCCCCGCCCCATCGTTGAACATCACTGA
- a CDS encoding TRAP transporter substrate-binding protein, translated as MKVSKLLVGLLAGALSLAAYAQQPIVIKFSHVVAADTPKGKAAEMFAKKAAELTKGRVKVEVYANSTLYKDKEEMEALQLGAVQMLAPSLAKFGPLGVKEFEVFDLPFIFSDYDALRKVTNGPVGKQLLTKLEPKGIRGLGYWDNGFKSFSANTPITTPADLKGKKMRIQSSKVLEEQMRSLGSLPQVMAFSEVYQALQTGVVDGTENPISNLYTQKMHEVQKHLTLTQHGYLGYAVIVNKKFWDGLPDDVRKQLDDAMEQATRYANQIAKVENDSALDAVKKSGKTTVHVPTPAERLAFKKALVPVHQKMEGRVGKETIQAVYRDTGFKPDSL; from the coding sequence ATGAAAGTATCCAAGCTTCTGGTTGGTCTGCTGGCCGGTGCCCTGTCTCTGGCTGCCTATGCGCAGCAGCCGATTGTCATCAAGTTCAGTCACGTTGTTGCTGCCGATACGCCCAAGGGCAAGGCGGCCGAGATGTTTGCCAAGAAGGCTGCCGAATTGACCAAGGGTCGGGTCAAGGTCGAGGTTTATGCCAACTCGACGCTGTACAAGGACAAGGAAGAAATGGAAGCGCTGCAACTGGGCGCGGTTCAGATGCTCGCGCCGTCGCTGGCCAAGTTCGGTCCGCTGGGTGTCAAGGAGTTCGAAGTGTTCGACCTGCCGTTCATCTTTAGCGATTACGATGCACTGCGCAAGGTGACCAATGGTCCGGTCGGCAAGCAACTGCTGACCAAGCTCGAGCCCAAGGGGATTCGTGGTCTGGGTTACTGGGACAACGGCTTCAAGTCCTTCTCGGCGAACACGCCGATTACGACACCGGCCGACCTCAAGGGCAAGAAAATGCGCATCCAGTCGTCCAAGGTGCTCGAAGAGCAAATGCGTTCGCTTGGCTCCCTGCCCCAGGTGATGGCTTTCTCTGAGGTTTATCAGGCCTTGCAGACCGGCGTGGTCGACGGTACAGAAAACCCGATTTCCAACCTCTATACGCAGAAAATGCATGAAGTCCAGAAGCATCTGACCCTGACCCAGCACGGCTATCTTGGTTACGCCGTGATCGTTAACAAGAAGTTCTGGGATGGCTTGCCGGATGATGTGCGCAAGCAGCTTGATGATGCGATGGAGCAGGCGACCCGTTACGCCAACCAGATCGCCAAGGTCGAGAATGACAGTGCTCTGGATGCGGTGAAGAAGAGCGGCAAGACTACCGTACACGTACCGACCCCGGCTGAGCGCCTTGCCTTCAAGAAGGCCCTGGTGCCGGTGCATCAGAAGATGGAAGGGCGCGTTGGCAAGGAAACGATCCAGGCAGTCTACCGGGACACCGGTTTCAAGCCGGATAGCCTTTAA
- a CDS encoding TRAP transporter small permease, whose amino-acid sequence MLNKALNHLEELLVTFLMGAATLIIFIAVMHRYLAGVEIPGLQDWLLTLNFGWTQELCIIMFVWMAKFGAAYGVRTGIHVGVDVLINRLDDGMRSKFIVFGLLAGALFTGVVATLGAHFVWENGAHYAIFQFLGLDTGDNYEGPTTPDLEWPTWIVYSAIPLGSSLMSFRFLQVTWSFLRTGELPHHDHGHVDGLDEETPPVDVNLYGMDDNLHMHDLKHPLVGERRTGGERREQGGDVPTDEEHRHGERRGGNGKGEAQ is encoded by the coding sequence ATGCTGAACAAAGCACTAAATCACCTAGAAGAGTTGTTGGTGACTTTCCTCATGGGAGCGGCCACCCTCATCATCTTCATCGCGGTCATGCACCGCTATTTGGCTGGGGTGGAAATTCCCGGCCTTCAGGACTGGTTGCTCACCCTCAATTTCGGTTGGACCCAGGAGCTCTGCATCATCATGTTCGTCTGGATGGCCAAATTCGGCGCAGCCTACGGCGTGCGTACCGGCATCCACGTCGGGGTCGATGTGCTGATCAATCGTCTCGATGATGGTATGCGGAGCAAGTTCATTGTTTTCGGTTTGCTCGCTGGCGCCTTGTTTACCGGCGTCGTGGCGACGCTGGGGGCGCATTTCGTCTGGGAAAACGGCGCGCATTACGCCATCTTCCAGTTCCTCGGGCTGGATACTGGCGACAACTACGAAGGGCCGACGACGCCTGATCTCGAGTGGCCGACCTGGATCGTCTACAGCGCCATTCCGCTCGGTTCTTCGCTGATGTCCTTCCGCTTCCTGCAGGTGACCTGGAGTTTCCTGAGGACCGGTGAGTTGCCGCATCATGATCATGGGCATGTCGATGGATTGGATGAGGAAACGCCGCCGGTCGATGTCAATCTTTACGGCATGGATGACAACCTGCACATGCACGATCTGAAGCATCCCCTGGTGGGTGAGCGTCGGACTGGTGGCGAGCGCCGGGAGCAGGGGGGCGATGTGCCGACTGATGAAGAGCATCGCCATGGTGAGCGGCGTGGCGGCAACGGTAAAGGAGAGGCGCAATGA
- a CDS encoding TRAP transporter large permease, producing MNALVIFSLLAVLMLTGMPISISLGLTVLTFLFTMTQVPLESVALKLFTGIEKFEIMAIPFFILAGNFLTHGGVAKRMINFATSMVGHWYGGLGLAGVLACALFAAVSGSSPATVVAIGSILLPAMVKAGFPNKFGAGVIATSGALGILIPPSIVMVMYSVATNTSVGALFMAGVIPGLALAGVLGGVTWYRAKKYDYPRQPKATWGERWKAFRASVWGLLLIVVVMGGIYSGIFTPTEAAAMSAVYAFICAVFIYRDLGLKDVPKVLLNSANMSAMLLYIITNAVLFSFIMTNENIPQALADWMLGNGLGMITFLLAVNVILLLAGNFMEPSSIVLIFAPILFPVAVALGIHPVHFGILMVVNMEVGMCHPPVGLNLYVASGITKMGITELTIAVWPWLLSMLGFLVVVTYWPELSLWLPRTLGMI from the coding sequence ATGAACGCCCTGGTAATTTTCAGCCTGTTGGCAGTATTGATGCTGACCGGCATGCCGATCTCGATTTCGCTCGGCCTGACCGTGTTGACCTTCCTGTTCACGATGACCCAGGTGCCGCTCGAATCGGTGGCCCTGAAGCTGTTTACCGGTATCGAGAAGTTCGAGATCATGGCGATTCCCTTCTTCATCCTGGCCGGGAATTTCCTGACCCATGGCGGGGTGGCGAAGCGGATGATCAATTTCGCCACGTCGATGGTCGGCCACTGGTACGGTGGTCTCGGTCTGGCTGGTGTGCTGGCCTGTGCGTTGTTTGCTGCCGTTTCGGGCTCCAGTCCGGCGACGGTCGTGGCAATCGGCTCAATCCTGTTGCCGGCGATGGTCAAGGCAGGCTTTCCGAACAAGTTCGGGGCGGGCGTCATCGCCACCTCGGGGGCGCTCGGTATCCTGATCCCGCCGTCCATCGTCATGGTGATGTACTCGGTGGCGACCAATACTTCGGTCGGCGCCCTGTTCATGGCCGGTGTCATTCCGGGTTTGGCGTTGGCTGGTGTGCTCGGTGGTGTGACCTGGTACCGCGCCAAGAAGTACGACTATCCGCGCCAGCCGAAGGCGACCTGGGGTGAGCGCTGGAAGGCCTTCCGGGCTTCCGTCTGGGGTTTGCTGCTGATTGTCGTCGTGATGGGCGGGATCTATTCCGGCATCTTCACCCCGACCGAAGCAGCGGCGATGTCAGCGGTCTACGCCTTTATCTGTGCCGTTTTCATCTATCGCGACCTCGGCCTCAAGGATGTGCCGAAGGTGTTGCTCAACTCGGCCAACATGTCGGCGATGCTGCTCTACATCATCACCAATGCCGTGCTGTTCTCCTTCATCATGACCAACGAGAACATCCCGCAGGCGCTGGCTGACTGGATGCTGGGCAATGGATTAGGGATGATCACCTTCCTGCTGGCGGTGAACGTCATCCTGCTGCTGGCCGGAAATTTCATGGAGCCGTCGTCGATCGTGCTGATCTTCGCGCCTATCCTCTTCCCGGTGGCGGTGGCGCTCGGTATCCATCCGGTGCATTTCGGCATCCTGATGGTGGTGAACATGGAAGTCGGCATGTGCCATCCGCCGGTCGGCCTCAATCTCTATGTCGCCTCGGGTATCACCAAGATGGGCATCACCGAACTGACCATCGCGGTCTGGCCGTGGTTGCTCTCGATGCTGGGCTTCCTGGTGGTGGTGACTTATTGGCCTGAGTTGTCGCTCTGGCTGCCGCGGACGCTGGGCATGATCTGA
- the ndk gene encoding nucleoside-diphosphate kinase, producing the protein MAIERTLSIIKPDAVAKNVIGKIYSRFETNGLKIVASKMAWLSPQEAGQFYGVHKERPFFKDLVSFMISGPVMIQVLEGENAIAKNRELMGATDPKKADAGTIRADFAESIDANAVHGSDAPETAAVEIGFFFPGMNVYAGR; encoded by the coding sequence ATGGCTATCGAACGCACCCTCTCCATCATCAAACCCGACGCTGTTGCCAAGAACGTTATCGGCAAGATCTACTCCCGTTTTGAAACCAACGGTCTGAAGATCGTTGCCTCCAAGATGGCCTGGTTGTCGCCGCAGGAAGCCGGTCAGTTCTACGGCGTGCACAAGGAACGTCCTTTCTTCAAGGATCTGGTTTCCTTCATGATTTCCGGCCCGGTGATGATCCAGGTCCTGGAAGGCGAAAACGCCATTGCCAAGAATCGCGAACTGATGGGCGCGACCGATCCGAAGAAGGCCGACGCTGGTACCATCCGCGCTGACTTCGCCGAATCGATCGATGCCAATGCCGTGCACGGCTCTGATGCCCCGGAAACCGCCGCTGTTGAAATCGGTTTCTTCTTCCCGGGCATGAACGTCTACGCTGGTCGCTAA
- the rlmN gene encoding 23S rRNA (adenine(2503)-C(2))-methyltransferase RlmN produces MQNLLDLDGESLTAWFAEQGEKPFRARQVLRWIHRSGVADFDAMTDIAKSLREKLKQRAIVSPPAVVSDKLSDDGTRKFLIDVGNGNAVETVFIPEDDRGTLCISTQAGCALDCAFCSTGKQGFNRNLTVAEIIGQLWQANHALGAVHGDERVISNVVLMGMGEPLANFENSVAALKLMLDDNAYGLSRRRVTVSTSGLVPVMDRLGDECPVALAVSLHAPNDKLRDQIVPINQKYPLKELMAACQRYLGKAPRDFITFEYIMLDGINDSDAHARELLALVKQVHCKFNLIPFNPFPGSPFRRSPAERVRRFADILMGAGIVTTTRKTRGDDIDAACGQLAGQVMDKTKRTAGRVIPLKETRS; encoded by the coding sequence ATGCAAAACCTACTTGATCTCGATGGCGAAAGCCTGACTGCCTGGTTCGCCGAACAGGGTGAAAAGCCCTTCCGCGCCCGCCAGGTGTTGCGCTGGATTCATCGTTCCGGCGTGGCGGATTTTGACGCCATGACCGATATTGCCAAGAGCTTGCGCGAGAAGCTCAAGCAGCGCGCCATCGTGTCGCCGCCGGCGGTCGTTTCCGACAAGTTGTCGGATGACGGAACGCGCAAATTCCTGATTGACGTCGGCAACGGCAATGCCGTCGAAACGGTGTTCATTCCCGAGGACGATCGCGGCACGCTGTGCATTTCGACGCAGGCCGGCTGTGCGCTTGACTGCGCCTTTTGCTCGACCGGCAAGCAAGGTTTCAACCGCAATCTGACGGTTGCGGAAATCATTGGTCAGCTTTGGCAGGCCAATCACGCACTCGGTGCGGTCCACGGCGACGAACGGGTTATTTCCAACGTCGTGCTGATGGGCATGGGCGAACCGCTTGCCAATTTCGAAAATTCCGTTGCCGCCTTGAAGCTGATGCTCGACGACAACGCTTACGGTCTGTCGCGACGCCGCGTCACCGTTTCAACCTCCGGCCTGGTGCCGGTCATGGATCGCCTGGGCGATGAGTGCCCGGTTGCCCTGGCTGTCTCGCTGCATGCGCCGAACGACAAGTTGCGTGACCAGATCGTGCCGATCAACCAGAAGTATCCGTTGAAAGAACTGATGGCTGCCTGTCAGCGCTATCTGGGCAAGGCGCCGCGCGATTTCATTACTTTCGAGTACATCATGCTCGACGGTATCAATGACAGCGATGCGCATGCCCGTGAGTTGCTGGCGCTGGTCAAGCAGGTGCATTGCAAGTTCAATCTGATTCCCTTCAATCCCTTCCCCGGGTCGCCGTTCCGCCGTTCGCCGGCCGAGCGGGTGCGGCGCTTTGCCGACATCCTGATGGGGGCGGGTATCGTCACCACGACGCGCAAGACCCGTGGTGATGATATCGATGCAGCCTGCGGCCAGTTGGCCGGTCAGGTCATGGACAAGACCAAACGTACTGCCGGGCGGGTGATTCCGCTCAAGGAGACCAGGTCATGA
- the pilW gene encoding type IV pilus biogenesis/stability protein PilW, which produces MKRVVLKSRILGVLLGVFCVLPVWGQIYDSQPTSRNQNSGDPRNRAKIHTELGAMYFQSGHMAAALDELGVAIKADSGFVSAYSVRGLVYTQLRDYTKAEEDFRYALNLAPNDPEVNNNYGWYLCETGKERQSIAYFLQALKNPLYETPDRAYANAGTCALKAGDIQGAEGYLLNALRFARDGAPGTRLQLARLFFQRGINEEARVYLSEALKQMEPPTSEALWLGMRIERKLGNRSAESGYAAQLRSRYPTSDEYQEFLKGNY; this is translated from the coding sequence ATGAAGCGTGTTGTGTTGAAAAGCCGGATTCTCGGTGTTCTTCTCGGGGTGTTCTGCGTTTTGCCGGTTTGGGGGCAGATTTACGATAGTCAGCCGACCAGCCGCAACCAGAACTCCGGTGACCCGCGAAATCGCGCCAAGATTCATACCGAGTTGGGGGCCATGTATTTTCAGAGTGGGCACATGGCGGCAGCGCTGGATGAGCTTGGTGTCGCCATCAAGGCTGACTCGGGGTTTGTGTCAGCTTACAGTGTGCGCGGTCTGGTCTATACGCAACTGCGTGATTACACCAAGGCCGAGGAAGATTTTCGTTATGCGCTGAACCTCGCGCCGAATGATCCCGAGGTCAATAACAACTATGGCTGGTATCTCTGCGAAACAGGCAAGGAGCGCCAGTCCATTGCCTATTTCTTGCAGGCACTGAAAAACCCGCTCTATGAAACCCCTGATCGGGCTTATGCGAATGCAGGTACCTGTGCCTTGAAGGCGGGGGATATTCAGGGTGCAGAAGGCTATTTGCTGAATGCCCTGCGTTTTGCCCGTGATGGTGCTCCGGGGACGCGTCTGCAACTGGCCCGTCTGTTTTTCCAGCGCGGCATCAATGAAGAGGCGCGTGTCTATCTGAGCGAGGCGCTCAAACAGATGGAGCCTCCGACATCTGAAGCGCTTTGGCTGGGTATGCGGATCGAGCGCAAACTGGGTAATCGTTCTGCTGAGAGTGGTTACGCTGCGCAATTGCGGAGTCGCTATCCGACATCGGATGAGTATCAGGAATTCCTGAAGGGCAATTATTAA
- a CDS encoding helix-turn-helix domain-containing protein, translating into MSEEMDVGELAVEDSGLDVSPVMPAVGAQLRAAREARGIALSEVAATLKLGVRQLEALERGDWQVLPGATFVRGFVRNYARFVQIDPLPLMAQLDAVLEKPVSRLGEADSQQTAMPQGGPGISRRDRMVVLSGGLLVVFAALVYFLLPNDLSVWRDNVQELINSLARKDEAAAPVAAAEPASTSEPVFPPGTTPQQVMNPQAETPAADAVVPQAAMPVAEKSLQVAGAPDMRFVFEKESWVEVRDRDGKVIFSQRGQAVSEQSVSGQGPFSLVVGYAPGVKLFWHGQTVDLVPYTRGDVARLVLE; encoded by the coding sequence ATGAGTGAAGAGATGGATGTTGGCGAGCTTGCGGTGGAAGACTCCGGCCTGGATGTCTCGCCGGTCATGCCTGCAGTCGGCGCGCAGTTGCGTGCAGCACGCGAGGCGCGTGGTATCGCCCTGTCGGAAGTTGCTGCCACTTTGAAACTGGGTGTGCGCCAGCTTGAGGCGCTGGAACGTGGTGACTGGCAAGTCTTGCCGGGGGCAACCTTCGTGCGTGGCTTCGTTCGCAATTACGCCCGCTTCGTGCAAATCGATCCTCTCCCCTTGATGGCGCAGCTTGATGCGGTGCTCGAGAAGCCGGTCAGTCGCCTTGGTGAAGCGGATTCGCAGCAGACAGCGATGCCGCAGGGTGGGCCCGGAATTTCCCGGCGCGACCGGATGGTTGTGCTGAGCGGCGGTCTACTGGTGGTGTTTGCGGCGCTGGTATATTTCCTGTTGCCAAATGATCTTTCGGTCTGGCGTGATAACGTCCAGGAGTTGATCAATTCGCTGGCTCGCAAGGATGAGGCGGCGGCCCCCGTTGCGGCAGCCGAACCGGCATCGACCAGTGAACCGGTTTTTCCGCCCGGTACGACGCCGCAGCAGGTCATGAACCCGCAGGCCGAAACGCCTGCGGCCGATGCCGTTGTACCGCAAGCGGCAATGCCGGTCGCGGAAAAATCCTTGCAGGTAGCAGGGGCGCCGGATATGCGCTTTGTTTTTGAGAAGGAATCCTGGGTCGAAGTACGTGATCGTGACGGCAAAGTGATCTTTTCGCAGCGCGGCCAGGCAGTTTCGGAGCAGAGTGTTTCCGGTCAGGGGCCTTTCTCTCTGGTGGTCGGTTATGCGCCGGGGGTCAAGCTGTTCTGGCATGGCCAGACCGTCGATCTGGTGCCTTATACGCGTGGCGATGTCGCCCGGCTGGTTCTGGAGTAG